The genomic window CTACAGATCAGATCGGAACATCTGCACTCCGCCTCCGTGCGACGCGAAATGAAGGTCGCGCTTCCTCACAACCGATGCCGGCCGTCGATACCTCTGCCAACCCCGGCTCGCGGCCCTGCCGCCGGCGGGCGGCAGGAGGCCCGGATGCGGAGCTCGGGAGCGAGGGCCAGATGCTGCCGTGGCACGGCGTCCGCGGGGTTATGGGCCGTCTCTCGCATACGCTGGTGCAGCAATTTTACCGCCGACTGCCCAACGTGGTAACTGGGAAGGGCAACCGCAGTCAGAGGGATGCCCAAGAGGGCAAAGGCCACCTCATCTCCGTAAGTGATCAGCGAAACATCCCCGGGAACGTGAATCCCCCGAGACTGCAGGCTCTCCATCAGCGAGATCGGCTCGCTGTCGACAAACACCAGAGCCGCGGATACCTCGCGCTTGCGGACCGCCTCGGCCAGGCGGTCCGCAACCGCCTCACACCCAGTATCAGGACCGTCGGTGGGGGAGCCGAAAGACATCACCAGAGGGTGGGCCATCTCCAGCGCAGGCCATACGCTTTCGTAGCCCATCCGGATCTGCGCCCCGGTAGAGTCACCGCGGTCTCCGACCAGCGCGACACGCTCGTGACCGAGCGAGGACAGATACTCCATCGCCAGCCACACCCCGGACGCCTCGTCGGTGCACACGTAATCCAGCCGAGCCGTGTTCGCGCATGGGACCCCGGTGCGCTCCACGAGGACGGTGGGAACTTCGAGCTCCCATCCGGCCGAGTCCTGACGGCTCGCCCCGGTCTCCCGATCGAGCGTCAACAAGAGCCCGTCGACCCCGCTTTGGATCATCTGCTCGATGTGGAGGTCAGTGGTCTGGGCGTATCCGGAGAAGCCGAGGACGAGTCGTCCGCCGGCTGAGGCGGATGCCTGCCGGGCACCGCGAATGATCTCGTCGAAGTACTTCCTCGTGCGGGGCACGACCATCCCCGTCACCGGGCCGGCTGAAGATGCGTCTGCCTGCGACCCGTTCCATGCTGCCTGCCGTAGGCGCTCGCCTATAGACAGGCCGTCAGGCCAGGCGACGACACCCCTCGCACGGTTCACGAGGCCGCGGTCGGCGAGGGCGGCTACATCACGGCGGGCTGTGGCCACAGAAATGTGCAAGTGATCGGCGAGCTCCACAACGCGCACCACTCCACAGGATTTCACAAGATCGAGGATCTGCTCATGGCGCTGATCCATCGTCAACTGCAAGACACCAGCCATGGAGCCGCACCGTACTCGGTCAACAGCCCGCTCGCTGCCAGAAATCCTGCATTAGCCGCCTGCCTTGTGAGCGCTATGAGCGATTCGGATGCTTTTGAATCATCTGCAATATTTTCGCTCAGCCAGCATTCCATGACGAACCGGGGGAAGCTGTCAGATACCAACCCGGCGACGCCGTACGCCTCCGCGAGGGAAGCATGCCGATGCACCGCGACCACGTTGCAGGCGGCCGGTGCCTCTGCGGATTCACGGAGTCGTGAACACAGAACGTTCCGAACACTCCCCCGGCCACCGGACTGGGAGAGCGCCTCAATCACGAGCAAGAACGAACTGTCGCCCTGAGGCATGGCAGGGTACTACCGCGCAGAGGGTACGTTCACCAGCGGCGTGAACGGCCCCGCAGATCATGGAATCCCACGAAGCCGCTCGCGGCCTTCCCAGGGGGTGAGCCGCGGAAGACCCAGCCAGGCCCGACGGCGGATCGCACGTGCTGCCACGGGACTGCTGTCGGATGGCCGGCAATCCGCCGTCGTGAGCGATGCAGCCGTCCCAGCCCTGACCCACCCTTGCGCGGTCGCCCCCGCCCTCTCTCCCCTCACCACCACACACACGCTGCGGGACCGCGAACCGCACGCACCAAAGGGCCTGGCCGTGATCACTCCGAAGACGAAACGGTCCCCTTCACGGCCCGTTGGCGGTAGGCACTGCGGGAGATCGCGAAGCCGTTGATCGCGCCGCCGAAGGTGCGTCGCCAAGGCTGCGGGACACGACCGCCCTCAGCCGAACCAGTCCTGCAGGAGCGAGTCTCGCCTTGCCGCGACGTCCCCTCCCTCTGCCGCCGGCCACCTGTAGGACTCCCCACCAGCGCACTCCCGCCGGGTGAAACGATCAAGGCCGATCCGGAAACGGCCTGCCGTCCGAGCAAGACACCCCCGCCTCAAGCCCTCAACTCAGCGGGGCCATGGAAGGAACGGAAGACAGGCGTAGCAGCCGGCGGGGCAGGGCAGCACCCTCCCACTACACATTGAGCGATATGCGCGACTTGACGCTTAGTGCATCACATGTCACTCTTCAATCTGACGATCAATTCCTGTGCCTGGGCGACTGAGTCAGCCAAATAGTCCACACCGCAGGAATCCGACGGCCCCACCTCGCCGACATCGCCTTCAAACCTCGCACCACTGGTGGCAAACCCCCCTTCGGCATGCTGATGCGCTCTGAAATCATCCGCGCATGGCCCGACCACCCGCCCAGGGGGTCCTCCACGGATCAATCCACCGTCCCTTGGCCCGCTGAGGCCGACGAAGGCCCTGGTTGTTTCACCTTCCAGGACGCGGAACTCATCTCCCGCACTCGGATCGGCCCGGACACCGTTCTCCTCCTCCTCACCCAGCGTCCCGCGAAAATCACCCTCCAGGAGCCCGGCCACGTTCTGCAGTTCGGTCTCGACAACGAAGACAGTAAAACGATCCGCAGTGTGGACGGAAAAACACAGGGCATGGGGGTCAAGGTATTCGATGACTTCCTCTACGGAGAGGTATGGCCCGGCCATCGAAGAGAAACACTGAACGTCACCCAACTCGCAAACAGGCTCTGCGGAAACAATCCCGACTCCGCCTCCTTCGCTTTCCACATGCTCAACCCGCCCGCCCGTCTGGTCATCGATCTCACGCAACTTCCCATAACGGCTTGAAAATCCAGAGGCCGTAATCTTGAGCCTGACCATCTGGGAATAGATCCACTCTCGTCAGCAGCTCCGTTGAGGAGCTGGTGTCCTGCGCCGGAAATGGCGAAACTACCGACCTTCAAAGCGTGGTGTCATACGGGCGGTCTGACCGATGAACGGCGGGCCTTCCGCGAGAAGTTGCGGTTGCAGGCGGCCGAGCGGTTCAGGCAAGGCGACGAGAACACGGGCATCGTTCACGACCTGCGGGTCAGCGTCCGGTCGGTACAGCGGTGGCGCAAGACTTGGTCAGGACGGGCGCCGAGAGCTCTGGCCTCGAAGGGCCCGGCATCGCTGCCGCTGCTCAGCGACGAACTGTTCACCGTGCTGGAGCGTGAGCTGGCCCAGGGCACGGTGGCACATGGGTAGCCGGACCAGACCTGGACCCTGTCACGGATCAAGACGCTGATCGGGCCCCGCTTCCACAAGAGCTACACCGTGCGAGGGGTGGCCGCCCTGCTCAAACGGCACGGCTGGAGCTGTCTCGGTCCATGTCGCCACAAGCCCGAGAAGGGACATCTGCATCGTGAATACTCCGTTGCGTACCTCTCCCCCGCCTTTCTGCACGATCCTGCCTCCTCACCTGCTAGACAGGCTCTTGGAGGCCGACGACCCCGTGGTCGCCGCGCATGCGCGGCGGACCCTGGAGCATGACGCCGTCCACCGCACCCGTCGCCGCGTCACTACCGTGTGTGGACCAACCGCTATATCAAGCGTCGCGGTCGCCGATACAGCGCAGTGCACGATCTATGACGCAGCGCACCAGAAGAGAACCCCGGGGACGGAGGTGAACTTGGCAAGCTCCGGGGCTGCCGGAGATGCAACCGCCCTGAGAGCCCACACCGGGCTCAACGCTACTCTCGACCTGTACCTCACGGTCTACGGACGCCGCTCCATCGACAACGACGGGCTACCGCTCAACGCCACCGTCCGCTACGGCGAGAAGTACGACAACGCCTTCTGGGACGGCGAACAGATGGTCTTCGGCGACGGCGACGGCAACCTATTCCTCGACTTCACGATCCCGTTGGACATCGTCGGCCACGAACTGACGCACGGAGTAACCCAGTACACGGCGAACCTCACGTACTACGGCCAACCAGGCGCCCTCAACGAATCCCTCTCGGACGTCTTCGGCTCACTGATCAAGCAGTACGCGCTCGACCAGACCGCCGGCCAGGCCGACTGGCTCATCGGCGCAGGCCTGTTCACCCCCGCAGTCAACGGCAAAGGCTTGCGCTCCCTAGCCGCCCCCGGCACCGCCTACGACGACGCGCAACTCGGCAAGGACCCCCAGCCAGCGACGATGAGGGACTACGTTCAAACATCACGCGACAACGGCGGCGTACACATCAATTCCGGGATCCCCAACCACGCCTTCTACCAACTGGCCATCACCCTCGGCGGCAACGCCTGGGAACGCGCCGGAACCATCTGGTACACCACCCTGACGAGCAGCGAGCTGGCCCCGGACGCCGGCTTCACCGACTTCGCACGGCTGACAGCAACCACGGCACGCAACCTGTATGGCGACGGCAAAGAGGCCCAGGCCGTCCTGGAATCATGGCAAAAGGTAGGCATCGAGCTTCCTCCAAGTTCACCGCTCCGAGCTGCAGCCGTGGAACCGCGGATGCCCCAGTGATCGACGGACCAGGTCCGCCTTCGAAGTGACCTTGCTGAGAAGAGGCACGACGCGAGTGTCACCACTGTTTGTGGGACGTGGCGGTCTTCTCCTACCTGATCACGATCACGCGAAAGGTCAGGAGCCGGCTGAAGCAGCGTCCGGCGGTCGGTGCCGCTGCCGAGGCTGATCGCCGAACTCCCGTAGCTCGGTGGCCCGAGCGTGCTCGTCTGGGACAACTGAACGCGCAAAAGGCCGCCGGACTACGGGAGTTCACCGAAGCCCGGAACTGGCTGACTATCTGCTACCTGCCGCCCCACGCGCCCGACCTCAAACACTTCGAAGGGATCTGCTCCCTCCTGCGCCGACAGCTGGCTCTCCAACGTCGCCTTCAGCACTCACATACCTCGTCCAGCGCATCCGACGCGGTCTACGTCACATCCAATTCGGCAGCGAGAACATAGACGGCTGCCTCGCCGAGACCGGCCGCAGGTGGAGGCCAGCGGGGTAGGGGTGATGTCAATCGGAGAGTCCTTCCCTTGGCATCGCTCATGAGCGATTTTCTTGTCACTTCTTCACGGCTGACCGGGATACAGCATCCGGACAACCGAATTCCACAAAACAGAAGCACCGTCCGCGAAGCGGGGTAAAGAGAGGCATATTTCAATGGCAAATACCTGGAAAGAAATTTGGGACGAGCTCAGCGTGACACACGTTCCTGACGACTGGAACATGCCGGACTGCGGCAATGACCCTCTCAAGATGGTCAAGTCTGCTGCAGACCATATTACGACCGGGCTCGGCTCAGTATTCAGCGGGTCTGCACCAGACTCTGCGAAAAAGGCCATGGATTTCGCATCCATCCCCGAGACAACGATGGACGACCTGGCGGTTGCAGTAAATGCTGACGGTGTACTGACGGGGAGCAAGGTGAGCTTCGGCAAGCCGGCCGTAAGTCCGGGACCTACGGAAATCACATATTACGTGGCGGCTCAAACAAGCAGAGCGGCCGAGCTCCACATGAAAATACGAAACAAAGGAAGGGCGTTAAATTTCACCGATACATACCAGGGACTCATCGACGAAGGTGTCATTTCTGAAGACGACCTGCCGCACCTCTTGAAGGTGAACCCGATGGCTCGATCCGCAGTAGGGTTCCCCTTGGGGGAGAAAACCTACTTGGAAGGTCTCGGATACGTCACAAATTTCCTCTGGGACATAACAGACGGACTCCACTCCATGCTCTTTTCGACATCCGGGGAAGTTCGTGCAAAAAGGGCGGCCGGACTAATCCAGAGAATCCCCGAAGAATACAGGAAGTCAGTTCTGACGTTGAGCACAAAGGACCCGAGCGCCGCAGAGAAGGTCACCTTGTCGAAGGCGATAGCCATACACCAGTACTTGGTTGACCAGAAAGAGGGACGCGCAGAACTGTTTACGGTAGATTTCAAACTTCCATCAACTGCTCCGCACTCGCTAGTGGCTTTGGAATGGATCCTGAAAGGGGCTGTCGGCCTGCTGAAGTTGGCATTCGACACGGCATCCTGGGCCATCAATGCCGACATATCGGGCGCCATCAAGAATGTGGGGGAAGTCACCGAGCAAGATATTCTCAACATGGAGAAAATGGTAAGAGATTCTTACACGGAAAGTAAAACGACAGCATGGATCGCGAACGACACGAGTATTAATCGCGACCTGAAGTGTCTCGATAGAAAGATTTTCATCGGCACCACAAAGGATGACTATGCGCACTACTCTCTAGAGAAAGGGGGATCCGCCGGAACATACCTTGTGAAGCGTGATGGCAGCTTCCCTCTTTCGGTGCAGGAAACGCTATTGATAATTTCCCGAACCGGCTCCTTCAAATACATGCTCACGATACCGAAAAGCGTGACGAGTCATTTCGTAAAGGTGTCGTTGGTGCGCGAAGTTCTGGGGGAGGAACCGGAAGGGCAGGAACTGGACCAACTTGATCCTTCCGCGAGTCCTGGAGTGTCAAGGGAATTCACTGCACGTCCGACGGATTCAGCCTTGAGGATCATCTGCACGGTCGAGTAATAAAAGCTGCGGGAAGACCCGGGAGATGGGTAGAGGCGGCAATTCTATCCATCTCCCGGGCTCACGTTGGTTGCCTCCTAATACTCCAGATGTAGATCGTGATCTTGCTGGTCGGGGCGGGTACGGAGACGGGTGCGGCCACCGTTGATCATCGTGACTTGTGTGGACTTACGATGAAAGACGGTGGCCGCAGGTCACAGGATAGATCCCGTCCGTTGGCGGGAGGCGTTCGAGGTGGCCATGGGCCGGATCGTGGGCCGGTTCACCCGGGTCGAACCCGGGCTGCGGGCTGGGCGGTTGGTGCTGGGCCTGCTGTCGGACCTGCCGCGGAAGAACTGCTGGACGATCGCGGAGTGGGCCGGGGAATCGATCCCGCACGGCATGCAGCAGCTGCTGTGCCGGGCCTCCTGGGGCGCGGATGCGGTCCGCGATGACGTGCGCGAGACGTCGTCGAGCACCTCCATGACGAGGCCGCGGTGCTGGTCGTGGACGAGACCGGGGGAAGGGCACGCACACCGTCGGGGTGCAGCACCAGTACACAGGCACGGCCGGGCGGATCGAGAACTCCCAGGTCGCGGTCCATCTCGTCTACGCGGGCGAGCGGGGGCACGCGGCGGTGGACCGGGAACTGTACCTCCCGCGCTCCTGGACATGTGTCCCGGACGGCTGCCGGGCCGCGGGGCTCGGCGAGGACACCGTCTTCGCGACCAAGCCGGCACTGGCCCGGGTGATGATTGAACGGTTCCTGGGCGCCGAACACCAGGTGGGCTGGGTCACGGGTGACGAGGCCGCCCTGGAAGAACGCGGTCTGGGTTATGTGCTCGCGGTGGCCTGCTCGACCGAAGTGACCACCGGCGCAGGCACGTTCCGCGCCAATGCCCTGGCGTGGAAGGTGCCCAAGCGGGCCTGGCAGAAGCGCTCCGCCGGGCCCGGCGCGAAGGGACAGCGGTTCTACGACTGGGCCGTCATCGATCTCGCCGACCCGGCGCCGGGCCACTGCCAGATGCTGATCCGCCGCAACCGCACCACCGGTGAACTCGCCTACTACCGCTGCCTTCACCCGAACCGGTGCCGTCGGCCACCTTGGTGAAGATCGCGGGATCCAGATGGCGAGTGGAGGAAACCTTCCAAAGCGAAAAAGCGCTCGCCGGCCTCGATGAGCACCAGGTCCGCCGCTACCCCTCCTGGATCCGCTGGGTCACCCTCGCGATGCTCGCCCACGCCTTCCTGGCCGTGGTCCGCGCCGACGAACACACCCGCCTGACAACTGAGGACCTGGTCCCGCTCTCCTGCAACGAGATCCAGCGCCTGTTCAACACCGTCGGATCCAGCGCCTGTTCAACACCGTCGGATCCAGCGCCTGTTCAACACCGTCGTCGGAGGGGCGGGTGTACTCGTACCCAAGAACCGTACACGGCAGCCAACCAGGGACCACGGGATGCGGTATCCGCTCTTCCCCCACCCGATCGTGACCGATCCACCTCCTTACCGGCTGATCAGAACCAGCAGGTCATCACGAATGGCCCCGGCTACAGACCGCGCCACACGCAGGAGCCGTGGGATCGCCGTGGAATCCTCGAAATGGCTCCATATCCCCACTCCACCTAGATACGCAGGTCAAGAACGCACAAGCCCGGCGAGCAGAGCAGGGGCGCCCGTTTCACCACACCAATGAGAACCGAGCCGCACGCGAACCCAACCCCTCCAGGGGCGTTTCTGCAGGTCAGAACGTTTTTCTTGGTGGGGCGGGTGGGACTCGAACCCACGGCCGACGGATTATGAGTCCGCTGCTCTAACCGGCTGAGCTACCGCCCCTAACGGCGCGTCGCGCACATTTGTGCGCGCCGTCTGCCGCAGCATAGCCGCTCATACGATCTCCTGCCTCGGCGGGCGGCTTCGCTGTGCCCATGAGGACTTCGCTGCCGGCCGTGCGGTTCCGGCGGGCGGCGAAAAGCCGGGTCAGGGCATGAAAAAGGACCCCTAGGGGGTCCTCTTCCGCTACCGCTCCCCCGGCTGGACTCGAACCAGCAACCCTCCGGTTAACAGCCGAATGCTCTGCCAATTGAGCTACAGGGGATCGCGCTCCCCCGACTGGACTCGAACCAGTAACCTGCCGGTTAACAGCCGGCTGCTCTGCCAATTGAGCTACAGGGGAATGTCGCGTGTGCACCGAACGTACCTCCCCCGGACGTCCCGGGCGGCGCTCGCTCGCTGCGACACATACATTAGCGCAAGCAGGGGGGTGCTCCGCCAATCGGTTCCCCCGGTGACCTCCAGGGTGATCTCGGAGGACGGCGGGTAGGCGGGCAGCACAGCCTCACGTCCGTATCGACATCGGCGTCGCGACGACGGCGCCGGCGAAGGGTGGCAGCCATGCGCTACCGGCTCACGTTCATCGCCGGACTGGCCCTCGGTTACGTGCTCGGCACCCGCGCCGGGCGGGAGCGTTACGAGCAGCTGAAGAAGTCCGCCCGGGAGTTCGCGCAGAACCCGGCGGTGCGCAATGCCGCCGAGTCCGCCGCGCAGACGAGCCGCGAGATGGCCGGGAAGGCGTTCGCCGCGGTGAGCGACACGATCGGCGACCGGATGCCCGACGCGGTGGCCGACCGGGTGCGCTCGCTGCGGGAGCGTGGCCAGGGCGGCGGCATCGAGGACGACTGGGGTACGACCAATACGTAGCGCCCGGTCCCGGGCCTCGGGCTGGACCCGAGTGGGGCGCGGCCCGTGCCGCGCCCCACTCGGGTCCAGCCCGCATGCTGCCTCATTCGTGACCACGGCCACGGCCTCGGCAGCCCCCGGAGTGCGGCAGAATCTGACGGCATGGGGATAGTCGCCGGGCTGGACAGTTCGTCCGCATTCACTCGCATCGTCGTCTGCGACACGGACACGGGTGCCGTGCTGCGCCAGGGATACGCGCAGCATCCCGTCGAGTCGAAAGCCGGTGACGTCGATCCGCAGGCGTGGCTGCTTTCGCTGGGCGAGGCCGCGGCCGGCGGGCTGCTGGAGGGCGTGCAAGCCATCGGCGTGTCCGCGCAGCAGTACGGGGTGATCCCGCTCGACGCGTCCGGGGCGCCGGTACGTGCCGCGCTGGTCGGGAACGACAAGCGGGCGCAGGTCGCCGCCGCGGACCTGGTCGAGGGGTTCGGCGGACGGCAGGCGTGGGCCGAGGCGGTCGGGTGCGTGCCGCAGTCCGGGCTGCCGGTGGCGAAGCTGCGGTGGCTGGCGCGGACCGAGCCGGAGGCGGCCCAGCGCACGGCGCTCGTGATGCAGCCGCACGACTGGCTGGTGTGGCAGCTGCTCGGCAGGCCCGTGCGGCGTACGACGGACCGCGGCGGGGCGTCGTCGACCGGGTACTGGTCGGCGGGCACCGGCTCGTACCGCCCCGACCTGGTGGAACTGGCCCTCGGCCACCAGGCGGCGCTGCCCGAGGTGCTCGGCCCGTCCGACGCGGCCGGGACGACTCCGGAGGGGCTGCTGATCTCGGCGGGCACCGGCGAGACGATGGCCGCGGCCTTCGGCCTCGGGCTCGGGCCCGGCGACGCGGTGGTGTCGCTCGGCGCCTCCGGTTCCGTGATGGCCGTGCACCACGAGGCGCTCGCCGACCCGTCCGGAATGATCACCTCCTTCGCGGACGCGACCGGCATGCACCTGCCGGTCGTCCACACGCTCAATGCCGTACGGGCGCTGCGCGGCACCGCCGAGCTGCTGGGCCTGACCGATCTGGCGGAGCTGTCCGAGCTCGCCATGAAGTCGACGCCGGGCGCGTCGGGGCTCGTCCTGCTCCCCTATCTGGAGGGCGAGCGCACCCCGCACCTGCCGCACACCGCCGGTACGCTCACCGGGCTGCGGCGCGAGTCGATGAAGCGCGAGCACCTGGCCCGCGCGGCCTTCGAGGGCATGCTGTGCGGGCTCGCCGACGCGCTGGACGTGCTGCGGCAGCGGGGTGTGGACGTGCGGCGGGTGTTCCTGCTGGGGCCGGCGGCAGAGCTGCCCGCCATCCAGGCCGCGGCGCCCGCGATCTTCGCCGCGCAGGTCGTCGTGCCGCAGCCCGCGGACTACGCGGCGCTCGGCGCGGCCCGGCAGGCGGCATGGGCGCTCGGCGTCGCGCAGGGCACGCTCGCCCCGCACACCCCGCCGGCCTGGCAGGGCGCGGCGGCCCAGGTCTTCGAGCCCGGTGAGGAACTGCCGGTGGGCCAGGCGGTGCGCCAGCAGTTCATCGCCACGCGGGACCAGCTCCACCCCGGCGCGTTCGCCGACTGAGCACCCGCAGGGCCCCGGCGCGTTCGCCGACCGAGAACCCCCAGGGCCCCGGCGCGTTCTTGACCCGGGCTTGGCGCAAACCCTTGGGCAGCACCCGTTGGAGTGTCGCAGTATTGGGGCGACCTCCACGACTTCGCCGACCCGAGAGACCCTTGGCGTGCTCATACAACTGCTCCGGACGTTCCTGCGTCCGTACCGCAAACCCCTTGCTGTGCTGGTGGCGCTGCAACTGCTGCAGACCAGCGCCACCCTGTACCTGCCCACCCTGAACGCCGACATCATCGACAACGGTGTCGTCCAGGGGGACACCGGCCACATCCTGACGTTCGGCGCGCTGATGATCGGCGTCAGCGTCGTC from Streptomyces sp. FIT100 includes these protein-coding regions:
- a CDS encoding helix-turn-helix domain-containing protein, which codes for MAKLPTFKAWCHTGGLTDERRAFREKLRLQAAERFRQGDENTGIVHDLRVSVRSVQRWRKTWSGRAPRALASKGPASLPLLSDELFTVLERELAQGTVAHG
- a CDS encoding YtxH domain-containing protein is translated as MRYRLTFIAGLALGYVLGTRAGRERYEQLKKSAREFAQNPAVRNAAESAAQTSREMAGKAFAAVSDTIGDRMPDAVADRVRSLRERGQGGGIEDDWGTTNT
- a CDS encoding LacI family DNA-binding transcriptional regulator encodes the protein MAGVLQLTMDQRHEQILDLVKSCGVVRVVELADHLHISVATARRDVAALADRGLVNRARGVVAWPDGLSIGERLRQAAWNGSQADASSAGPVTGMVVPRTRKYFDEIIRGARQASASAGGRLVLGFSGYAQTTDLHIEQMIQSGVDGLLLTLDRETGASRQDSAGWELEVPTVLVERTGVPCANTARLDYVCTDEASGVWLAMEYLSSLGHERVALVGDRGDSTGAQIRMGYESVWPALEMAHPLVMSFGSPTDGPDTGCEAVADRLAEAVRKREVSAALVFVDSEPISLMESLQSRGIHVPGDVSLITYGDEVAFALLGIPLTAVALPSYHVGQSAVKLLHQRMRETAHNPADAVPRQHLALAPELRIRASCRPPAAGPRAGVGRGIDGRHRL
- a CDS encoding M4 family metallopeptidase; its protein translation is MRTSPPPFCTILPPHLLDRLLEADDPVVAAHARRTLEHDAVHRTRRRVTTVCGPTAISSVAVADTAQCTIYDAAHQKRTPGTEVNLASSGAAGDATALRAHTGLNATLDLYLTVYGRRSIDNDGLPLNATVRYGEKYDNAFWDGEQMVFGDGDGNLFLDFTIPLDIVGHELTHGVTQYTANLTYYGQPGALNESLSDVFGSLIKQYALDQTAGQADWLIGAGLFTPAVNGKGLRSLAAPGTAYDDAQLGKDPQPATMRDYVQTSRDNGGVHINSGIPNHAFYQLAITLGGNAWERAGTIWYTTLTSSELAPDAGFTDFARLTATTARNLYGDGKEAQAVLESWQKVGIELPPSSPLRAAAVEPRMPQ
- a CDS encoding FGGY family carbohydrate kinase; translated protein: MGIVAGLDSSSAFTRIVVCDTDTGAVLRQGYAQHPVESKAGDVDPQAWLLSLGEAAAGGLLEGVQAIGVSAQQYGVIPLDASGAPVRAALVGNDKRAQVAAADLVEGFGGRQAWAEAVGCVPQSGLPVAKLRWLARTEPEAAQRTALVMQPHDWLVWQLLGRPVRRTTDRGGASSTGYWSAGTGSYRPDLVELALGHQAALPEVLGPSDAAGTTPEGLLISAGTGETMAAAFGLGLGPGDAVVSLGASGSVMAVHHEALADPSGMITSFADATGMHLPVVHTLNAVRALRGTAELLGLTDLAELSELAMKSTPGASGLVLLPYLEGERTPHLPHTAGTLTGLRRESMKREHLARAAFEGMLCGLADALDVLRQRGVDVRRVFLLGPAAELPAIQAAAPAIFAAQVVVPQPADYAALGAARQAAWALGVAQGTLAPHTPPAWQGAAAQVFEPGEELPVGQAVRQQFIATRDQLHPGAFAD